The following are encoded in a window of Flavobacteriales bacterium genomic DNA:
- the rpe gene encoding ribulose-phosphate 3-epimerase: MPHLLAPSLLSADFAELRKAVDLIEEGPAAWHHIDVMDGVFVPNISFGLPVIKSIRRHAKKPFDVHLMIVRPDQYINAFRDAGADHLTVHYEACPHLHRSIQAIKAAGMKAGVAINPHTRVDLLEDVLADIDIVCLMSVNPGFGGQKFIERTYAKVETLVALREKTGSKALIEIDGGVGEDNAKQLAATGADVLVAGNSVFGATEPTAAMARLAG; encoded by the coding sequence ATGCCACACCTGCTCGCCCCTTCCCTGCTGTCCGCAGACTTCGCGGAACTGCGCAAGGCCGTTGATCTCATTGAGGAAGGCCCTGCGGCCTGGCACCACATCGACGTGATGGACGGGGTCTTCGTGCCCAACATCAGCTTCGGCCTGCCGGTGATCAAGAGCATCCGCCGCCACGCGAAGAAGCCCTTCGATGTGCACCTGATGATCGTGCGTCCCGACCAGTACATCAACGCCTTCCGCGATGCGGGAGCCGACCACCTGACCGTTCACTACGAGGCCTGCCCGCATCTGCATCGCAGCATCCAGGCCATCAAGGCCGCAGGCATGAAGGCCGGTGTGGCGATCAACCCGCACACCCGGGTGGACCTGTTGGAGGATGTGCTCGCCGACATCGACATCGTGTGCTTGATGAGCGTGAACCCCGGCTTCGGTGGTCAGAAGTTCATCGAGCGCACCTATGCCAAGGTCGAGACGCTGGTGGCGCTGCGCGAGAAGACCGGCTCCAAGGCCTTGATCGAGATCGACGGCGGTGTGGGTGAGGACAATGCGAAGCAGCTGGCCGCCACCGGAGCCGATGTGCTGGTGGCGGGGAACAGTGTGTTCGGTGCCACGGAACCGACAGCGGCCATGGCACGGCTGGCGGGCTGA
- a CDS encoding outer membrane beta-barrel protein, whose translation MRRTHGLLLLTILSLSISRLMAQGSGLGIKGGPLMSTTRSEVIENFPLPGAVMGLYAPISVGPGLELQPELLVAAMGSGYRKPKGDPVIDRTIYIQGPLSLKWYTGNGFNLQGGVQAGKLLFAMERQGAGEWEDVSQRFNNIDVGFNGGMGVDFRSGVDLTLRYYSGMTPVLEADDALFPRNRSLQFTLGYRVVQFSKATRRRR comes from the coding sequence ATGCGCCGCACCCATGGCCTTCTCCTGCTGACCATTCTCTCCCTATCCATCAGCCGCCTGATGGCACAGGGTTCCGGCTTGGGCATCAAGGGTGGCCCCCTGATGAGCACCACACGTTCCGAAGTGATCGAGAACTTCCCCCTGCCCGGGGCCGTCATGGGCCTCTACGCGCCGATCAGCGTCGGACCCGGACTGGAACTCCAGCCCGAACTGTTGGTGGCGGCGATGGGTTCCGGTTACCGCAAACCAAAGGGCGACCCCGTGATCGACCGCACCATCTACATCCAGGGCCCCCTTTCACTGAAATGGTACACCGGCAACGGATTCAACCTGCAGGGGGGCGTCCAGGCCGGCAAGCTGCTCTTCGCCATGGAACGCCAGGGTGCGGGCGAATGGGAGGATGTCAGCCAGCGCTTCAACAACATCGATGTGGGCTTCAACGGCGGCATGGGCGTGGACTTCCGCTCCGGGGTGGACCTCACCCTGCGCTATTACAGCGGCATGACGCCCGTGCTCGAAGCCGACGATGCCCTGTTCCCCCGGAACCGCAGCCTGCAGTTCACGCTGGGCTACCGCGTGGTGCAATTCAGCAAGGCGACGCGCCGGCGACGCTGA
- a CDS encoding L,D-transpeptidase, with product MRRMFYQALFSVHLLAACQQPPAVIMHAGDRAHIPDKVDRDLRTIIEERAIPDDSVRLVVRKAARLLMVVASGDTLKRYPCVLGEAPVGDKSMQGDRCTPEGTFTFRDKYPHREWHKFAWIDYPNEESWRRFRQRKRDGLIPANAAIGGEIGIHGVPEGMDHWIGMGHDWTFGCIAMRNADLDELWTWIRPRSSILVILP from the coding sequence ATGCGACGGATGTTCTACCAGGCATTGTTCAGTGTCCATCTGCTGGCCGCCTGTCAGCAGCCGCCAGCCGTTATCATGCACGCCGGGGATCGTGCCCATATACCGGACAAGGTCGATCGGGACCTGCGGACCATCATCGAGGAGCGCGCCATTCCGGACGACAGCGTGCGGCTGGTGGTGCGCAAGGCCGCGCGCCTGTTGATGGTCGTCGCATCAGGCGACACGCTGAAGCGCTACCCCTGCGTGTTGGGTGAAGCGCCCGTGGGCGACAAGTCCATGCAGGGCGATCGATGCACACCGGAAGGGACCTTCACTTTTCGCGACAAGTACCCGCACCGCGAGTGGCACAAGTTCGCCTGGATCGACTACCCGAACGAGGAGAGCTGGCGCCGCTTCCGGCAGCGCAAGCGCGATGGGCTTATCCCGGCGAACGCGGCCATCGGCGGGGAGATCGGCATCCATGGCGTGCCTGAGGGCATGGACCATTGGATCGGCATGGGGCACGACTGGACCTTCGGCTGCATCGCCATGCGCAATGCCGATCTGGATGAGCTCTGGACCTGGATCAGGCCGCGATCGTCCATCCTGGTCATCCTGCCTTGA
- a CDS encoding 5-(carboxyamino)imidazole ribonucleotide synthase: MAQTPVIALLGGGQLGRMFIENALRYDARVHVLDPDPHAPCAGIAHRFTCGSFNDRDTVLAFATDADVVGIEIEHVSVEALEDLKRQGKRVIPDPAVLRTIQDKGLQKTFYADHGLPTSPFALVDGPEGIAAHTELLPGFLKARTGGYDGRGVMRIDGAADAAKAFPGPAVLEQRVDIAMELAVIVVRSHLGVQVSYDPVEMVFDPRYNLVDHLRAPARIDAHVEHEARGLAMRVAEAFGEPGIYAVEMFLTAAGALLVNETAPRAHNSGHHTIEACASSQFDQLLRLYLEQPLGDTDLRGHAAMVNLVGEGGTGAPWLKGLDDVLHLPAAFVHLYGKYETRTGRKMGHVTVMAADHPGLDQAIAVTRTHCRVVPQKEEPQPTTN; the protein is encoded by the coding sequence ATGGCGCAGACCCCTGTGATCGCGCTCCTCGGTGGTGGCCAGTTGGGCCGCATGTTCATCGAGAACGCCCTGCGCTACGATGCCCGGGTGCATGTGCTCGACCCCGATCCCCATGCGCCTTGTGCCGGGATCGCCCACCGCTTCACCTGTGGATCCTTCAACGATCGCGATACCGTCCTGGCCTTCGCGACCGACGCGGACGTGGTGGGCATCGAGATCGAGCATGTGAGCGTGGAGGCCTTGGAGGACCTGAAGCGGCAAGGCAAGCGCGTCATCCCTGACCCCGCCGTATTGCGGACCATCCAGGACAAGGGCCTACAAAAGACCTTCTATGCTGATCACGGACTGCCCACTTCACCATTCGCCTTGGTCGATGGTCCGGAAGGGATCGCCGCGCACACCGAGCTGCTGCCCGGCTTCCTCAAGGCGCGTACCGGTGGCTACGACGGCCGGGGTGTGATGCGCATCGATGGCGCCGCCGATGCGGCGAAGGCCTTTCCCGGACCTGCCGTTCTGGAGCAACGAGTGGATATCGCCATGGAACTGGCGGTGATCGTAGTGCGGTCGCACCTGGGCGTGCAGGTCTCCTACGATCCGGTGGAGATGGTCTTCGATCCGCGTTACAACCTGGTGGACCATTTGCGTGCGCCGGCCAGGATCGATGCGCATGTGGAACACGAAGCACGCGGGCTGGCCATGCGCGTGGCCGAGGCCTTCGGCGAACCGGGCATCTACGCCGTGGAGATGTTCCTCACCGCCGCCGGCGCCTTGCTCGTGAACGAGACCGCGCCACGCGCGCACAACAGCGGGCACCACACCATCGAGGCCTGCGCCAGCTCGCAATTCGACCAATTGTTGCGTCTCTATCTGGAGCAGCCATTGGGGGATACCGACCTCCGTGGCCATGCCGCCATGGTCAACCTGGTCGGCGAAGGCGGTACTGGTGCACCCTGGTTGAAAGGCCTGGACGACGTGCTCCATCTGCCCGCCGCCTTCGTGCACCTCTATGGCAAGTACGAGACACGCACGGGCCGGAAAATGGGCCACGTGACCGTGATGGCGGCCGATCACCCAGGACTGGACCAGGCCATCGCGGTGACGCGCACACATTGCCGCGTGGTGCCGCAGAAAGAGGAACCGCAACCCACCACCAACTAA
- a CDS encoding RNA polymerase sigma factor RpoD/SigA: MRQLKITKQVTNRDTPSLDKYLQEIGKVKLITAQEEVELARRIKQGDTGALEQLAKANLRFVVSVAKQYQGQGLSLPDLISEGNLGLIKAASRFDETRGFKFISYAVWWIRQQILQSLAEQARIVRLPLNKIGSINKINKAFAKLEQEHERPPTAHELAEVLEMTLEEVKTSLNNTGRHVSMDAPLRDGDDSGTMMDVMHNDDIPNPVDSLMSDSLRTEIERSLSVLAGRESDVIRLYFGLNGNQPHTLEEIGQKFDLTRERVRQIKEKAIRRMKHTSRSGVLKAYLG, translated from the coding sequence ATGAGGCAGTTGAAGATCACCAAGCAGGTGACGAACCGGGACACGCCGTCCCTGGACAAGTATCTCCAGGAGATCGGCAAGGTGAAACTCATCACCGCCCAGGAGGAGGTGGAGCTGGCCCGGCGCATCAAGCAAGGTGACACCGGAGCGCTGGAACAACTGGCCAAGGCCAACCTGCGCTTCGTGGTGAGCGTGGCCAAACAATACCAAGGCCAGGGCCTCAGCCTGCCCGACCTCATCAGCGAAGGGAACCTCGGACTGATCAAGGCCGCGAGCCGCTTCGATGAGACGCGCGGCTTCAAGTTCATCAGCTACGCCGTGTGGTGGATCCGCCAGCAGATCCTGCAGAGTCTCGCCGAACAAGCGCGCATCGTGCGCCTGCCACTCAACAAGATCGGCTCCATCAACAAGATCAACAAGGCTTTCGCCAAACTGGAGCAGGAGCATGAGCGCCCCCCGACCGCGCATGAGTTGGCCGAAGTGCTGGAGATGACCCTGGAGGAGGTGAAGACCAGCCTGAACAATACCGGTCGCCATGTGAGCATGGACGCCCCCCTTCGCGATGGGGACGACAGCGGCACCATGATGGACGTGATGCACAACGACGACATCCCCAATCCGGTGGACAGTCTCATGAGCGACAGTCTGCGCACGGAGATCGAGCGTTCGCTGTCCGTGCTGGCCGGCCGGGAATCCGATGTGATCCGGCTGTACTTCGGACTCAACGGCAACCAACCGCACACCCTGGAAGAGATCGGCCAGAAGTTCGACCTCACCAGGGAACGTGTCCGCCAGATCAAGGAGAAGGCCATCCGCCGCATGAAGCACACCAGCCGCAGCGGGGTTCTGAAGGCCTATCTGGGTTGA
- a CDS encoding zinc-dependent metalloprotease has protein sequence MAANVVVHVVWNTQAENIPDALIQSVIQQMDQDFNAENPDLASVRPAFVNMIGNPDIRFCLAQVDPWGDPTNGITRTFTTATWFDPNWQPHAMKSPPLGISAWDPSKYLNIWVCDINGGSWGIVSGYTYLPTGGMAGSPNDGLVIDYQHGMTLTTRTATHEAGHYFGLRHTFDGNSCFSDDGIADTPNTDSPTWSCGNSNLQKCGTLTQFENFLDYAPCLSMFTTQQCTYMNGVLNGLRASLLTATGCGLSTAMPEHGTPGIRIFPNPTQDLLVVEGLGPGTVHLNYYDALGRSVMKELATGPVHRSDLTNLPAGGYLLSILEQDRRVVMPLIVSDR, from the coding sequence ATGGCAGCGAACGTGGTGGTGCATGTGGTGTGGAACACGCAGGCCGAGAACATCCCGGACGCATTGATCCAATCCGTGATCCAGCAAATGGACCAGGACTTCAACGCGGAGAATCCGGACCTCGCCTCGGTGCGCCCCGCCTTCGTCAATATGATCGGCAACCCGGACATCAGGTTCTGCCTGGCGCAGGTGGACCCTTGGGGCGATCCCACCAACGGCATCACGCGCACCTTCACCACGGCCACCTGGTTCGACCCCAACTGGCAACCACACGCCATGAAGTCGCCTCCGCTGGGCATCAGCGCGTGGGATCCCTCCAAGTACCTGAACATCTGGGTGTGCGACATCAACGGCGGTTCCTGGGGCATCGTGAGCGGCTACACCTACCTGCCCACAGGCGGCATGGCGGGCAGCCCCAACGACGGCCTGGTGATCGACTACCAGCACGGCATGACGCTCACCACACGCACCGCCACGCATGAGGCGGGCCACTATTTCGGCCTTCGCCACACCTTCGACGGCAACAGTTGTTTCAGTGACGACGGCATCGCCGATACGCCCAATACCGATTCCCCGACCTGGAGCTGCGGGAATAGCAACCTGCAGAAATGCGGCACCTTGACACAATTCGAGAACTTCCTCGATTATGCGCCCTGCCTCAGCATGTTCACCACACAACAATGTACCTACATGAACGGGGTACTGAATGGCCTTCGGGCGAGCCTGCTGACCGCCACGGGATGCGGCCTGTCCACCGCCATGCCCGAGCATGGCACGCCTGGGATCCGCATATTCCCGAACCCCACCCAAGACCTATTGGTGGTGGAAGGACTAGGCCCGGGTACGGTCCATCTGAATTACTACGATGCCTTGGGGCGCTCCGTCATGAAGGAACTGGCCACTGGGCCGGTGCATCGGTCGGACCTGACCAACCTCCCTGCGGGTGGGTATCTGCTGTCGATCCTGGAGCAGGACCGCAGGGTGGTCATGCCGCTGATCGTCAGTGATCGATAA
- a CDS encoding T9SS type A sorting domain-containing protein codes for MFHTTCTTTFAAINGGGQGGANILVEITGNTTETGTAVLNQGAWTTLTVQPSGGASRTITGNLAAPLINLNGADNVTIDGLNTGGNSLTISNTNNGTTSGTCTIQFIADAVNNLVTRCTLLGSFSNSAITTNGGVVFFGAGAIATGCDNNTISFCDVGPAGSNLPVKAFHFGGSSGSEALRSSGNVIDNCSIYDFFLGAGPSAGVYVSSNDGTTELTISNNRFYQTAARSLTSSSQHSSIWIANANGNGFQVTGNTIGYASSTGTGTYTFSGIGGSTFVPIFLNTASVLPSNVTGNTITAIALSGAMNGTLAASVPVRLIGSNVGAININNNTIGSQSALDAITFTTSSGSNADVNAIHKNGAGTLNTNGNQIGGITVGGTGVAASRFYGMRANNAAGTNWTCNGNTIGGTVANSIRSTTTNTATQVQGIMFFDANLTAENNLIRNLTAANGTGANSTVSVGGIVCQNNTGTRVIRGNTIHSLSNTNALGGISATGINFEAVVSATNVVEGNFIHSLRLGSGGGTMNGIYIGSGGASIRNNMVRLGIDADGASITPSIFINGIYENGGTNTIWHNSVYIGGAGVVGTNNTWALFSNVTVTRDIRNNILWNARSNGSGSGSHLAIRVNSTNMNTNLTSDHNCLRVTGTGGVLGNNGANRIDLAAWQASFAPATKDQNSFSSDPLFIAPEGPATGVGAVDLHIQPASGSPVDATGVLIAAVAVDFDGDDRTDPLTTPVDIGADAGNFSAGSPCSGLPDAGTASALDTELCDGESAVLESDAVNTDSGIVYQWMVSNVTGGPYSNATGTGATTLNFSSSALAPGTYYFVLRARCVNETIPDGDSFSNEVEVTVYPTPAPTVNAGGPVSFCPGGSVTLSSSIAGDSYLWVPGGSTDPSIVASAAGSYTVTVTTNGCPGTSPAVVVSILPAPSGVTADASELAVCAGDEVDLFGAVSTLPPHFPLNEGFNAPTSSWTNVNNSSGGSPPNGADWTLRPNGYNPGGGWSGAINSNDASQFFLASRTLQGGSGTADVELISPPFSTLGVSTASLSFFHFLEIFDFNGFGRVEVSTDGSAWTTVANYPNTSIGSRTNFFNQVLSLNAYVGEPTLYLKFRYRQTFGNGGWAIDNVSVSGAAIPAYSWTSDPAGFSSGAQNPTGVQIDEDITFTLTVTHPSGCTTSDDVTVSIDLTDGDGDGIPDCVDSCPLVFGEVGDPCDDGYPDTVLDVLGGDCICAGEPCTADLYIAYDQTTNYQDVVWTIYEQSTNIAVQTGGFGPGAGSATTCVPDGCYYLRVTNSGGNVVSGGYRLVLDSANVSSAYGNLRIIDNRGNLVLGPGGDSGISNNEGFCITNGFIGSDEPIYTSCDRYWWKSGDYLVASENATVSAEFGGPYASTSGYEFWFYDPNGGLSFRKTRVHTVSDGFAPNNAVRACHIKLNNWAAASHLQNGVLYNVRIRGVVAGNPIGEYGPACRVVLDPVLAQCHPTGLNDIPGNPNFSCGVDRIWGGPNQLANRIFCRPVAGANRYQWEFTNANETYTAILETTGVQRHLNWSSQPAMQTGSSYQVRVRASKDNGGTWCEWGWTCQVTIVPSAAPGNENLALEGEAASNLALWPNPNNGQQVWITLDELAAEVGAVAVDLYDLSGQRVMAREIATQGGHLYTNFDLGGIAAGTYLVSIIAGEQQHVKRLVVQP; via the coding sequence GTGTTCCACACCACATGCACCACCACGTTCGCTGCCATCAATGGTGGTGGGCAAGGCGGCGCCAACATCCTCGTGGAGATCACGGGCAACACCACCGAGACGGGCACCGCCGTACTGAACCAGGGCGCCTGGACCACACTCACCGTCCAGCCCAGTGGTGGTGCATCGCGCACCATCACCGGCAACCTGGCCGCACCGCTCATCAACTTGAATGGCGCCGACAACGTGACCATCGATGGCCTGAACACCGGCGGCAATTCGCTCACGATCTCCAACACCAACAACGGCACCACCAGCGGCACCTGCACCATCCAATTCATCGCGGACGCGGTGAACAACCTGGTCACGCGTTGTACGCTTTTGGGATCGTTCAGCAACAGCGCCATCACCACCAATGGTGGCGTGGTATTCTTCGGCGCAGGGGCGATCGCCACAGGCTGCGACAACAACACCATCAGCTTCTGCGATGTGGGCCCGGCGGGCAGCAACCTGCCGGTGAAGGCCTTCCACTTCGGAGGCAGCAGCGGTTCCGAAGCCTTGCGCAGCAGCGGCAACGTCATCGACAACTGCAGCATCTACGATTTCTTCCTCGGCGCGGGTCCGAGCGCGGGCGTCTATGTCAGCTCCAACGACGGCACCACCGAGCTTACCATCAGCAACAACCGCTTCTACCAGACCGCCGCACGCAGTCTCACCAGCAGCAGCCAGCATTCGTCCATCTGGATCGCCAACGCCAACGGCAATGGCTTCCAGGTGACCGGCAACACCATCGGCTACGCCTCATCCACGGGCACGGGTACATACACCTTCAGTGGTATCGGCGGGTCCACCTTCGTGCCCATCTTCCTGAACACCGCCTCTGTCCTCCCTTCCAACGTCACGGGCAATACCATCACCGCCATCGCTTTGAGCGGAGCCATGAACGGGACATTGGCCGCATCGGTGCCTGTGCGCCTCATCGGCAGCAACGTCGGCGCCATCAACATCAACAACAACACCATCGGCAGCCAGTCCGCCTTGGACGCCATCACCTTCACCACCTCCAGTGGCTCAAACGCCGATGTGAACGCCATCCACAAGAACGGGGCGGGTACGCTGAACACCAACGGCAACCAGATCGGTGGCATCACTGTGGGTGGCACGGGTGTCGCCGCTTCCCGCTTTTATGGCATGCGGGCGAACAATGCTGCGGGCACCAACTGGACCTGCAATGGCAATACCATCGGCGGCACGGTGGCCAACTCCATCCGCAGCACCACCACCAATACGGCCACGCAGGTGCAAGGCATCATGTTCTTCGATGCGAACCTCACGGCGGAGAACAACCTGATACGGAACCTGACAGCCGCCAATGGGACCGGAGCGAATAGTACGGTCTCTGTCGGGGGTATCGTATGTCAGAACAATACGGGCACCAGGGTCATCAGAGGGAACACGATCCATTCCTTGAGCAACACGAACGCGCTCGGAGGTATCTCGGCGACCGGGATCAACTTCGAGGCCGTGGTTTCCGCCACGAACGTGGTGGAGGGCAACTTCATCCATTCGCTCCGGCTTGGCAGCGGTGGTGGTACGATGAATGGGATCTATATCGGCTCAGGCGGCGCGTCGATCCGCAACAACATGGTGCGGCTTGGGATCGATGCTGACGGAGCCTCCATCACACCCTCGATCTTCATCAATGGGATCTACGAGAATGGTGGTACGAATACCATCTGGCACAATAGCGTGTACATCGGAGGAGCCGGTGTGGTCGGCACCAACAATACGTGGGCGCTTTTCAGTAATGTGACGGTCACCCGTGATATCAGGAACAACATCCTATGGAACGCACGGTCCAATGGTTCCGGGTCGGGTTCGCATTTGGCCATCCGGGTGAACTCGACCAACATGAACACCAACCTCACCAGCGACCACAACTGCTTGCGGGTTACTGGCACGGGCGGTGTGTTGGGGAACAATGGCGCCAACCGCATCGACCTGGCCGCCTGGCAGGCCAGCTTCGCCCCGGCGACCAAGGACCAGAACAGCTTCTCCTCTGACCCGCTCTTCATCGCGCCCGAGGGACCCGCCACCGGTGTTGGCGCGGTGGACCTGCACATCCAGCCCGCATCCGGTTCTCCGGTGGACGCTACGGGCGTGTTGATCGCGGCGGTGGCCGTGGACTTCGACGGTGACGACCGCACCGATCCGCTGACCACACCGGTTGACATCGGTGCCGACGCGGGGAACTTCTCCGCAGGCAGCCCGTGCAGTGGCCTGCCCGATGCGGGCACCGCATCGGCCTTGGACACCGAGTTGTGCGATGGCGAGAGCGCCGTGCTGGAGAGCGATGCGGTCAATACCGACTCGGGCATCGTGTACCAGTGGATGGTCTCCAACGTGACCGGCGGGCCTTACAGCAACGCCACAGGCACCGGTGCCACCACATTGAATTTCTCTTCCAGCGCTTTGGCACCGGGTACCTACTACTTCGTGCTTCGTGCGCGCTGTGTGAACGAGACCATACCGGATGGCGACAGCTTCTCCAACGAAGTGGAGGTGACCGTATATCCCACACCCGCGCCGACTGTCAATGCCGGTGGTCCTGTGAGCTTCTGCCCCGGTGGCAGTGTCACGCTCTCATCCTCCATTGCGGGCGACAGCTACTTGTGGGTGCCCGGTGGCAGCACCGATCCCAGCATCGTGGCCAGTGCGGCGGGCTCTTACACCGTGACGGTCACCACCAACGGCTGCCCGGGCACCAGTCCTGCGGTGGTGGTGTCCATTCTGCCCGCGCCTTCAGGCGTCACCGCCGATGCGAGCGAACTGGCTGTTTGCGCGGGTGATGAGGTCGACCTCTTTGGCGCGGTTTCCACGTTGCCGCCGCATTTTCCGCTGAATGAAGGATTCAACGCGCCCACCAGCTCTTGGACGAACGTGAACAATTCCTCAGGCGGTTCTCCTCCCAATGGCGCGGATTGGACCCTGCGGCCAAACGGATACAATCCCGGTGGGGGTTGGTCAGGGGCCATCAACAGCAATGATGCCTCGCAATTCTTCCTTGCCAGCCGAACGCTTCAAGGTGGTTCGGGTACGGCCGACGTGGAGTTGATCAGTCCCCCGTTCAGTACCCTGGGAGTCAGTACCGCGAGCCTGTCCTTCTTCCATTTCCTGGAGATCTTCGACTTCAATGGATTCGGACGTGTCGAAGTTTCTACCGATGGCTCGGCTTGGACCACGGTCGCCAATTACCCCAATACCAGCATCGGTTCCCGCACCAATTTCTTCAACCAGGTGCTGAGTTTGAACGCCTATGTCGGCGAGCCCACGCTGTATCTGAAGTTCCGGTACAGGCAGACTTTTGGCAATGGTGGCTGGGCGATCGACAACGTGTCCGTCAGCGGCGCAGCTATTCCGGCCTACAGTTGGACCTCCGATCCGGCGGGCTTCAGCAGCGGTGCACAGAACCCCACCGGCGTGCAGATCGATGAGGACATCACCTTCACGCTTACCGTGACCCACCCCAGCGGTTGCACGACTTCCGACGATGTGACGGTATCGATCGACCTCACCGATGGTGATGGCGACGGTATTCCGGATTGTGTGGACAGCTGCCCGTTGGTCTTCGGCGAGGTGGGCGACCCCTGCGACGATGGCTACCCGGATACGGTGCTCGATGTGCTGGGTGGTGATTGCATTTGTGCAGGTGAGCCTTGCACCGCCGACCTCTACATCGCCTACGACCAGACCACCAACTACCAGGATGTGGTGTGGACCATCTACGAGCAGTCTACGAACATCGCCGTGCAGACCGGCGGCTTTGGCCCCGGCGCCGGCAGCGCCACCACCTGCGTGCCCGATGGCTGCTACTACCTGCGCGTGACCAATAGCGGCGGCAACGTGGTCTCCGGCGGCTATCGCCTGGTGCTGGATTCCGCCAATGTTTCCAGCGCCTACGGCAACCTGCGCATCATCGACAACCGGGGCAACCTGGTGCTGGGTCCCGGTGGCGACAGCGGCATCAGCAACAACGAGGGCTTCTGCATCACCAATGGCTTCATCGGCAGCGATGAGCCCATCTACACCAGCTGCGACCGCTACTGGTGGAAGAGCGGCGACTACCTGGTGGCGAGCGAGAACGCCACGGTGAGCGCCGAGTTCGGCGGTCCATATGCCAGCACCAGCGGCTACGAGTTCTGGTTCTACGACCCCAACGGTGGCCTCAGCTTCCGCAAGACGCGCGTGCACACCGTGAGTGATGGCTTCGCGCCCAACAACGCGGTGCGCGCCTGCCACATCAAGCTCAACAACTGGGCGGCCGCCAGCCACCTGCAGAACGGGGTGCTCTACAACGTGCGTATCCGCGGCGTGGTGGCCGGCAACCCGATTGGTGAGTACGGCCCCGCCTGCCGCGTGGTGCTCGATCCGGTGCTGGCCCAGTGCCACCCCACGGGCTTGAACGACATTCCTGGCAACCCCAACTTCAGCTGCGGCGTGGACCGCATCTGGGGCGGGCCCAACCAATTGGCCAACCGCATTTTCTGCCGCCCGGTGGCCGGTGCCAACCGCTACCAGTGGGAGTTCACCAATGCGAACGAGACGTATACGGCCATTCTGGAGACCACCGGCGTGCAGCGCCACCTGAACTGGAGCAGCCAGCCCGCCATGCAGACCGGCAGCAGCTACCAGGTGCGTGTGCGCGCCAGCAAGGACAATGGCGGCACGTGGTGCGAATGGGGCTGGACCTGTCAGGTGACCATCGTGCCCAGCGCCGCGCCGGGCAACGAGAACCTGGCCCTGGAAGGCGAGGCCGCCAGCAACCTGGCCCTCTGGCCCAACCCCAACAACGGCCAGCAAGTGTGGATCACCCTGGATGAGCTGGCCGCCGAGGTGGGCGCCGTGGCCGTGGACCTCTACGACCTGAGCGGCCAACGCGTGATGGCACGCGAGATCGCCACCCAAGGCGGACATCTCTACACCAACTTCGACCTCGGTGGCATCGCCGCCGGCACCTACCTGGTGTCGATCATCGCCGGGGAGCAGCAGCACGTGAAGCGGCTGGTGGTGCAGCCGTAG
- the purE gene encoding 5-(carboxyamino)imidazole ribonucleotide mutase: MVGIIMGSRSDLEIMREAADTMKEFGVAHELTVVSAHRTPDRMFAYAKGAADRGIKVIIAGAGGAAHLPGMVASLTTLPVIGVPIKSRNSIDGWDSLLSIVQMPNGVPVATVAVNGARNAGLLAVQILAISDDKLAERLAAFKGEQEDKVRDGIAALRQHYPNDFDK, encoded by the coding sequence ATGGTAGGGATCATCATGGGCAGCCGCAGCGATCTGGAGATCATGCGCGAGGCCGCGGACACGATGAAGGAATTCGGTGTGGCGCACGAACTCACCGTGGTGAGCGCGCACCGCACGCCCGATCGGATGTTCGCCTATGCGAAGGGCGCGGCGGACCGCGGCATCAAGGTGATCATCGCCGGGGCAGGAGGCGCCGCCCACCTGCCCGGCATGGTGGCTTCGCTCACCACGCTGCCCGTGATCGGCGTGCCCATCAAGAGCCGCAACTCCATCGATGGATGGGATTCGCTGCTGAGCATCGTGCAAATGCCCAATGGCGTGCCTGTGGCCACCGTAGCCGTGAACGGTGCACGCAACGCCGGTCTGCTCGCTGTGCAGATCCTGGCCATTTCGGACGACAAGCTCGCCGAGCGTCTCGCCGCCTTCAAGGGCGAGCAGGAGGACAAGGTGCGCGATGGCATAGCCGCACTGCGCCAGCACTATCCCAACGACTTCGACAAGTAG